CCGGGTCGACGCTCTGGACGCGATGATCCGGGCGGGCCTCGTCTTCATCGACCGCTACCCGGCCTTCACCCAGCTCTACGTGGCCGAGCTCTGGCGCACCAACCGCGCCTGGAACTCCACCCTCCTGGTCGTCCGCCAGGAGGCGGTCGCGGTGGTCGAGGGGGTGCTGCGGGAGGCGGTCGCGGGCGGTGAGCTGAGCGAGGAGATCGACGTCCAGCTGACGGCGGCGGCACTGGTCGGGATGGTGCTCGTGGCGGCCCTCGACTGGCAGGCCTTCCAGAGCGAGCGTTCCCTCGACGACGTGCACGCGGCGCTGTCACGGCTGCTGCACGGCCGGGTGGGCGGGCGTTAGCCCCCGCACCGCGTACGGCGAAAGGCCGGTCCGTCGAGGCTCGATCCCCCCGAGCCTCGCCGGACCGGCCTTCGCCGTACGTCCCCCGTGACACCCCCGTGCCCCGTTGCGGCAGGCACGCGACCCCGGTTCCGCCGCCCCGTGTCGGCGGTTCCCGGGGCCGCGCCCCTTCCGTGGACTCCACTCTTCCGTCTCGGCGGCCTCCGCTCATCCGCGTACCT
This sequence is a window from Streptomyces sp. NBC_00691. Protein-coding genes within it:
- a CDS encoding TetR/AcrR family transcriptional regulator, which encodes MDSSSTRRQATRAKLYEAAVTLIAEQGFSATTVDEIAERAGVAKGTVYYNFKSKTELFEELLRHGVSLLTASLRTAAEETAGRGGSRVDALDAMIRAGLVFIDRYPAFTQLYVAELWRTNRAWNSTLLVVRQEAVAVVEGVLREAVAGGELSEEIDVQLTAAALVGMVLVAALDWQAFQSERSLDDVHAALSRLLHGRVGGR